A segment of the Chitinivibrionales bacterium genome:
TTTACCTTTTCCGATAATCATCAGGATGTCGGTTATTCCCGAAGCAACGGCTTCTTCGACAACATACTGGATTGTCGGCGTGTCGACAATAGGAAGCATCTCTTTGGGCTGGGATTTTGTTGCCGGCAAAAATCGTGTTCCCAGCCCCGCGGCCGGTATAATCGCTTTAGTAACCGCAGATTTACTCATTCGTCACTTTCCGGTGAAATGTCGGGCTTGATAACCTCAACTCCCGTGGGTGTCAGGGCTTCACAGATCGATTGAAACATAGTTTCATCGGTATAGGTCCCGATTATTGCGCCGCCGGAGCCGGTGAACTTTGCGCTTGCTCCAACGCCCCGGGCAGCTTCAACCATGGCGATATTATCTTTACTGATACGGCAGAGTTTTCTACGTATATCAAAATTTTCGTTGAGAAGATCATGGATTCGATCATTCTTTTTCGCAACCAGCGAATCATGCACCTTATCGGTAAGCTCACCCCATTTGCCCATGGCTTCGATAACCTCAGACTCGCCCCGGTTAAACCTCTCCCGAAGGTTGTTATGAAAAATATCGGAGCCCTCCGAGAGGTCGGCCCGATAGGCGATATATAACGATGGAAACTGGTCCCGGGACAGCATTTCATAGATGCCATAGCCCTTTTCATCCATATGCTTCTGATTGAAATCCATATAGACCGGGCCCTGATAAACCTGGGCCACCCGGTCCTGAAGACCTGCGGATATGCCGAGCTGTTCCTTTTCAACCGATAAAATAAGATTAGCAAGGACAGGTTTGACAATTTTCACCCCATAATAGGCCATGAGTGCCCGAAAACAGGCAGTAATGATCGCACTCGAGCCCGCAAGTCCCACAAGATGGGGGATATTCGATGAATAACGAATGGTGAAGTTATCGTTATGAAGAACAATTCCTTTTTCGGAGCAATAATCGTGAAATACCTTTATGGCCGCTTTCAAAAGACGGATCCCGCCGTAATACCCGTGATGGTTGACATCGAGCACAAGATCCTGAATGCTTTGAAATACCGAATGGTCACGCACGCTCGGAAGGATCTCCAACTCCGGTGATTCGTACAGCACCACCCCGGCATAAAAATTCCTGAATGTAAAAGCGATCGTCTTCCCGAAATAACCGTCGGAGGGATTACCGATCAGCGCAGCGCGGGGAAAAGCTTGAGTTCGAATAATCATAGGAAGATTTGGAGTGATGGAGTATTGGAGCTATGGAGTAATGGGAACATGCCGGGCATAGTATCTTTTACTCAACTTCTGTTTTCTTTTTCATGTCTATTTTTTCTCAAATCCGCGAAAATCCGTCGCATCCGCGTTATCCGCGTTCTATCTCTTACTCTTATCTCGATTTGACCGTTTCCCGGTCGGCTTTTACCATTATCTCAACCAGCTGATCAAAGGTCACGGTCGGTTTCCATCCAAGTTCCTGGTTTGCCTTTGTTGGATTCCCACAGAGCTGTTCGACTTCGGTAGGACGATAGTATTTCGGATCGACTTCCACGACCGTTTTTCCGCTCTTTTTATCAACACCTCTCTCATTCTCATTTTCGCCCTGCCATTCGATTTCCATATCGAGGCATGCAAAGCTCTTTTCCACAAACTCACGGACCGTATGCATTTCACCGGTGGCGATAACGTAATCATCGGGCGTCTCTTTTTGCAGCATGAGCCACATGGCATTCACATAATCGGGTGCGTATCCCCAGTCCCGGCGGGCACTGAGATTTCCCAGCCGGATACAGTCCTTGGTCCCGGCTTGGACTCCGGTAACGCCCAGTGTAATTTTTCGGGTGACAAAATTCTCTCCCCGTCGGGGGGACTCGTGGTTAAAAAGGATGCCGTTGCTTGCATGAAGATTATAGGCTTCACGGTAGTTTTTGACAATCCAGAACGCATACAGTTTGGCTACCCCATAGGGCGAACGGGGATAGAACGGTGTTGTTTCGCTCTGGGGAACTTCCTGCACTTTTCCGTAGAGTTCTGATGTCGACGCCTGATAGAATTTGCATTTCAATCCGGTCTCCTTGATGGCGTCGAGCAGGCGAAGGGTTCCCAGGGCATCGACCTCGGCGGTATACTCGGGCACCTCGAAGGAGACTTTCACATGAGACTGAGCGGCAAGATTATAGATCTCATCGGGTTGAATTTTCTCCACCAACCGGTTGAGATTACTGCTGTCGGAGACATCGCCGTAGTAAAGGTAAAAATTTTCCTTCTGCTTGCCTCGCTGATGAATATGTTCGATCCGCTCCCGGTTAAAACTGCTCGCCCGACGGATCATCCCGTGGACTTCATACCCTTTATCGAGCAACAGCTCGGTAAGATAAGAACCATCCTGACCGGAAACACCGGTAATGAAAGCTTTTTTTGGAGACATGTGGATTTTCCCTTGCTTAGTCGTGCTTTAATGAGCTTACAATATGGCCTGGAAGGCCATGTTGTCACAGAATACAATCTCTTTTAGGTGGATATCTTAGTGCTTGCTTCATTTCGAATTTCGGATTTACCCAAAGACGCACCTTTCCCCCATCAGCGGTACCGGGTAATTTTCCCACTCCGCGCCAAAGGTTCGGCTACAAAAAAAACAGCAGACCGGCAGTGCCAATCTGCGTTATGGATGTTTACTCAAAGGCGATATGTCACCGACCGCTTTTTTCAATTCGGTGATCTCCTGCTGCAGCTTGTCGAATTCATCGAGACGATTGTTGAGATATCCCTGGGTAATCACGATCTTCTCCTTAACCCCCTTGGGCGTTAGAAGATACTGCCACCGGATTTGCCCCGGCTGATTTTTCAGTTTCTTCGCCTTGATAATACCCTTCTCAACAAGGCCGGCAAGCACGTAATTCGCCTTTCCCAGGCTGACATTCAGCTTCTTTGCAAGACCGCGCTGGGTCTGACAGGGCTCTTTTTCGATTTCTCGAATGATCTTGTATTCGATATTTGGTTTCATTTGTTCAACTTGTGAACAAAAATTATACTTCGGGAACCCCATCGATGCAAGTGTTTTCTTAAATAATTTATGATAATAATTTTAAATACAAGGGATTACGAGAAAAGGGCCGTGAAGATTTTATACTTTTTTCTGCGCCAAACCGAATCGTTTCAATTTGAAATCGATCAGATCAGGTTTCTGAAAATGGATGATCGATAATGCTCCCACGAACATAAATCCCGATGCATAGAGCATTAGAAATGGGCTGACCACAAAATTGGTATAGCCGAAAAACATCCGCAGGCTTATCAGGCAATAGCAACCCATGACAATCTCGATAAGTGCGGTGATGTCTTTAAGAGGCTTGTAGTAGCCGCCGTTTTTCTCGCCCTTTTTCGGCGTCCGATGAAACGGTGATTGTAATCTGAAAAGGGCTTCCAGTACAGCTTTCCCGTTGTTGACCGCGAGGCCTGTTCCGATCAGCATCATAATAGGAATAAGGAAAAATTTCTTAATACTTTTATTACCCAGAAAATGCTGCGATACCATATACATTGTTGATGGTCCGCTGGTAGCAAGAACCATCGATGAAACAACAATACCGAACATGAACGGCGACAGCGATATTTTTACGAAGTATAAAATCGGCATCGAAAGCAATGCCATCATGAGCATGAGTGGATGAACCACATAATGGGTGAGATGAAGAATTGCCTGCAAAAATTTAAAAACAGAGATCTTTTTCTCAATAAGAAGGGGAACAATTTTTATAGCGGTCTGAATCGATCCTTTGGCCCATCTGAACTGCTGATTTTTAAAGGCATTGATATCCTCGGGGACTTCGGCAGGGACTTCGATATCGGGTACATACTCGGTTTCCCAGTCATTGAGCTGCATTCGGTATGAAAGATCCATGTCTTCGGTGAGGGTATCATGCTGCCATCCGCCGGAAGTTTCGATAGCTTCACGACGGAACACGCCGGCCGTGCCGTTGAAATTCATGAACAGGTTATTCCAGCTTCGCGCCGCCTGTTCGACCATGAAGTGACCGTCGATACCCACGGACTGCCCCCGTGTCAGCAGGGATGCCTTTGGATTGAGGTGGGTCCACCGGGCCTGCACCAGCCCCAGTTTTGGTCGGTCGACGAAAAAAGGAAGCGCTTTTTTCAAAAAATCTGGTTTCGGAACGAAATCGGCATCGAAAATCGCGATAAACTCGGCATCGGTATACTGTAAGCCGTGCTGAAGTGCGCCGGCCTTGAAACCGGTCCGGTCGGTGCGCCGGATAGCGCTGATGCGAACCCCCTCTTTGCCGAGACGAGTAACCGCATCATCGACATACCCCCGGGTTTCATCGGTGGAATCATCGAGAACCTGTATTTCATAGCGGGAAACCGGATAATCCATGGCCGCAGCCGCTTCAATAACACGCACGGCAACCGTCTTTTCGTTATACATGGGAAGCTGAATGATAACCGAGGGGAAACGGCTTTCATCGGTAAGGAAATCGAATTTGTGCATGATCTCCCGCTGACGGGGTACTACCTGATTGCGCTTCCTGATAAACAGCCCGGTCAGAACATAACACTGAAGACCATAGGCAAGAAGTGTTACCGAACAGAGAATATAGAGAATACAGAGAATAATGAGAGCGGTCATAAATCTTTTCTGCCCCGAAATATGGGCATCGCCTTTAACTATTTCTTCCTGCGAAAACTATAAAATAGTTATTCAGTACTATAGAAAAACAACAGCAAAATGAATAAAATCAAATATTTTTAAATCAACGCTCAAGAAGCATATCGAGCTTTTCCTGAATTTCTCTGAAAAGCGGCGCGTCACGAACAATATCCGCCATGGTAAGTTCATCCCATCCCGATTGACGTATTCCAATAACTTCACCGGGACCGCGGAGTTTCAGGTCCCGCTCGGCAATGGAAAAACCATCATGGTCGCTGCAAAAATGGTTCAACCGTTCTTCAGCAACGCTCTCTTTTTCAAAGGATGCAAGCAAAAAGCAATAGGCGTCCCGGCCGTCCCGGCCAACCCGCCCGCGTAACTGGTGAAGCTGGGACAAGCCAAACTGTTCCGCATTTTCGATAATCATGATACTCGCCGACGGGATATCGATTCCTACTTCCACGACTGTTGTCGATACAAGAAGCTTGATTTCGCCCATAACAAACTGCTCCATTACCCGCTCCTTGTCTTCAATTGCCATGCGGCCGTGAAGCAATCCGACAGGTATGGATTTAAAAGTACCGCCGGTTAACTTTTCAAATAACGATGTCACATCGCCAACCCCCTCTTCACCGGCATAATCGCCTTCGATCCGTGGTGCAATATAAAACACCTGTCCTTTACCCGATTCGATATGTTCCCGTGCAAACCGCTCCATTTCCATTCGTTTCTTTTCGGGAACAACATGGGTTCTCACCGGTTTCTTTTCTACCGGAAGATGATTAAGGCTGACAATATCCAGATCGCCATAGAGGGTTTTTGCCAGAGTCTGGGGGATCGGCGTAGCCGACATGAGGAGAAAATCCGAAGCGGGATCTTTTTCCTGAAGGGTCAGGCGCTGGCGGACACCGAACCGGTGCTGTTCATCGATCACGATCATCCCAAGCTTTGCAAATGCAACCGACGGCTGAAGTAAGGCATGGGTGCCTACAACAAAACGGACCTCGCCGTTCTTCAGGCCGGCAATGATCTTCCGTTTCTGTGAGGAAGCAGTTCCCCCTTTCAACAGTGAAGGCTTAATCCCCAAGGGACGAAGAAAAGTGGTAAGCGTTGTATGGGTCTGGGTCGCCAGAACTTCGGTAGGCGCCAGCCAGGCTACCTGACAGCCTTCGTTGAGTGCAGGCAGGCAGGCACAGAAAGCAACAACGGTTTTTCCGGAACCCACATCACCCTGCAACAGACGATGCATTCGTACATCAACAGCCGAATCTTTGTGAAGAATCGATACGGCCCGCCGCTGTTCATCGGTGAGTGTAAAGGGAAGAGTGTCTTCTATCCGGGACATAAGCCCCCCTGCTTTCATCGACCGGCCAGGCTGGGCAAACTTCCTTTTACTCCAGCGAAGCGACAATGCAAGCTGATATAACTCTTCATATTTAATACGGTCCCGAAAACGGTCAAGTAAATCCGGATCATCGGGCATATGAATCTGGGTCAGACATTCCTGGAGAGAGGGAAATCCTTTTTCCTGCTCGATCATTGCAGGTAAAATCTGGGGATAATGCTTGAGATTTTTCAGTACCCATTTGATCACCTTGAAAAGTGTCTTCTGATTAATGGTGGCACTCCGCATTGCCATACTGATCGAATAAATCGGTAAATAGGGAACATCGGGAGCGGTTTTATCCTTTCCCATTACTTCAATATCCGGATGGACCATCTGGAATTTTCCGTAACAGCCGATTTTGCCGGTCAACATAAGACGTTTCCCGGTATGAAGCATGGCTCTCAGATAAGGAATGCCATGAAACCAGAGCGCTTCGATCGCTCCGGAATCATCTTCAACAAGGATCCTCAGTCGCGGCTTCCGTCCTTTCTCAACCCGTGTTCGTGTGACAGTCCCGATAACCGAACACTGAGAGTCTCTGAACTTGTGTACCGCTGCCAGGGGTGTTATTACCGAACGGTCGATATAGCGCAGGGGAAAATGGTACAAGAGAGTGCCGATAGTTTCGAGTCCGCTTTCTTTGCATGCCGCAAACCGCTTCGGACCAAAACCGGGAATTGAAGAAAGGGGCGATAAAAAATCGAGACGTTTTGAATATGATTGCTGTGCCATTGACTAATCGCGCGGTCCGGGAGTGATAAAAAATCCAAACAATAAATGTTCCTCGAAAATTCCTTCGGAAAAGGCGGCCACCTCGACATTCAGACCTATTCCGACATGGGGAAGGATAGCATACCGAACGCCGGCACCAATAGAACCGAAGGGACGGTTCAAAATATGCTTCCACAACCCGGTTGTTGTCAATCCACCGCCGCAATACAGAGGAACAGATGCTTTGTTAAAGGTGAATTCATAGCCCGCGCCAAAAGAATTCCACACCTTGAAAAAGGAATTGTGCTTTTCTTCAAAGGCTAACCCATATCGAACCAGCAGCCCCCTCCATATTTTCCACCGGCCGCTTGCCGCAAGGGTCGCATTAAACTCGCTGTCTTCAAACGATGCTGCACCTGACATGCCCAGTTCAACCGGCCCGGGTTTTCTCTTTTCCGGCAACAGCTCTTCGCCATAGGAAAAACCTGCGCCTGCACCTAATATAATTATAATAGCCATAATTGCAGATTTCATTGCCAGTACTCCTTTACCACCCTTTCCGCAGGCCTGCCCCGGGGTGTGTAATCAATAGCAGCAGTGTCTCCCCGATCATTCAACTCCCACTGCCACCAGAACATGCCATGCAAAAAATCCATTTTTTCCGATGCAATCAATGCTGCACGGTAGCAGTCGGCCTGAAGACGGTCATCCCTGTCGCCTTTGTGCTCGAAACTCCCGGGATTTTCTGCAGCAAGCGTATGATTCATATACCCGATTTCGGTGAGGAGAACATCACGATGGTGAGAAAGTGAAACATCACGAAGCATCTCTTTCCATGAGGCCCAGGAAAAGAGCATATCCTCAAGCATCGGATTATTTCTTTTGCTGACCGGAAAATAGGCATTAGCACCGATATAATCCAGCTTGTTCCAGAATTGAACGCTCAAAACTTCCTGAGGACAACTCGAATATGTAAGCAAACCGCGGAACCGGCTGCGGCAGGAATCGATTATCTCGTGCCATAGGTGCGTATCCTGCGAAAGAGCAGTCAATTCGGTACCCACACAGAATATATGGGCCCCCAGGGTATCTGCAAGATGGGCATAATGGAGGATAAATTTCAGATACGATGCTTTCCATGCCGGCCTGTCCGAGGGAATGATATCCGCCCGGGGATCACCGGTATTCACATCTACATGAGGTTTAACGACAAGGGTGAATCCTCTCTTCACAACCCTGTTGCATGCGGAAATAAAATCGGCATCGGGAATCGAACGGGGATCATCCCGGGTGATATGATTTGAACTGATTGTTTCCTGAAAACCATAGGGTATCAAAACGATAGTGTTAACACCAAGACCGGCAATTTTTTCAAGATTATTATCGAAATCGACGGGATCAAAGGTATTTCGCTCGGTCCCGTAAAAAAAGATTGTCATTCCCTTATAGGTCGGTTTTTCTTTCACGGAAGCCGGACTGGAAATGTTGGTACAACTTTCAAATGCAAGGAGAAAAACAATAAGAAAAGGAAGACTGTATCCGAAATTTCGAAAGCAACACATCATTTGGCACGGTTTTTCCGGTTTTCTCCACCTTCACATACAGGAGCCTCTTATCCCTCACCGGGGCGGTTAATTAATACTGCGCACAAAGTGCTCTGTTTATTGCCGGATCCTTCATTACCAAAAAAGCCCCGGACGAAGACATCCAGGGCTTTATTATTCCATCTGAAAATCGGGAACTTACCTTCCTTCTCTCCAGGAATCGGAAGCCTGAAGGTTTCCATCGAGGTAGGTCCAGGTGATCTTCTGGTAACGCATGCTCACCTTTTCGAGATGAAGATAGCGTTCCTTTGTGGGGTCTTTAACATTGTACATGATCGGCTGGACCGAACAAATCTTCACATCTTCTAAAAGATGGTTGAAATATTCGGTTTCGGTGCCTGTATCATCAATACGGAACCACTTCAGCTCGACCTGCGTGAAAGTCTGGCCCTCACACACTGCTTTGTAAAGGTACGGCGATGAAGCATCATAGGCTTTCACAAGCGTAATGGCTTCATGCTTTCTGGTACCTGTCAGCTTACCGGTATCGGGATCGGTGGGGATCCGCACTTCATGATGAAACTCATGAACTTCGATACTTCCTTCACGGCCAGCGACATCCACAGAACCTTTAACTTCACTGCCGTTTTCATCTGTCATCCACATATAGGCCGGTATTGGCATGACCTACTCCTTTCAAAGAAGGGTGAATTGTTTTTTGTTTACGACTTAAATATATTATTCCAGCACATGCAAAGTCTGTGATTCAAATCACAAACCATGCACTTTTTTAACAGTTCGATTTTCGGCAGCCCATACCGGACCATCCTCAAATATGCGCAGCTCACGAAAAGTTGACACATAGAACACACTGTCTCTACTTACTTTTCGGCATCTGCGATACCAGCGACAGATTGATATCGATACCCTCGATCTGGAAGTGCGGCATGACCGCAAGGCCAACCGTGAAAAATCCAGGATTATCCTCGATCTCTTTCACTTCAACTTCAGCGGCTTTCAGCGGATGGGTAGCGATCAGCTCGGGACCGGGATCGTTCATTTCGGTTACCAGTCCGTTAATCCATTCCTGCAATTCATCCTGCAGTACTTTCCGGCTCTTGGTGGATCCGATATTTTCACGCTGTATTACCTTCAGGTAATGGGCGATACGGGAAACAAGGAAAATATAGGGAAGCCGCGAATTAATCCGCATATTTGCCGTGATTGCAGGATCATCATACTCCTGTGGTTTCTGAGTCGAATTAGCAGAAAAGAAACAGGCGTAGTTTCTGTTTTTATAGAATGAAAGCGGAATGAATCCTTCCTGGGCAAATTCAAATTCCCGCGTTTCAGGAATGAGAATCTCGGTAGGAATTTTCATCTGTTTGCCTTTACCGACATCGTACAGGTGAATCGGCAGATCCTCGACCTTTCCGCCGGCTTCCGGGCCTCTGATCTGCACACACCATCCGTTGTCAACAAATGAGCGCACCATGTTGGCTGCGAAAGCAAAGGATGCATTCCCCCAGAGATATTTTTCGTGGTCGTCGCCTTTCACACCCTCTTCATAATTGAATTCCTTCACCGGCTGCGTTTCGGAACCGTAGGGCAGACGGAGTGCAAACCGGGGAAGCACCAGGCCGACATATCGAGAATCCTCGGACTCCCTGAAACTGTTCCATTTCAGAAATTCGGAACGCTCCATGTAGTTATGAAGGTCTTCGATTTTCGGAAGGTCGTGGACATTATCCTTCCCAAAAAATTTCGGTGTTGCCGAACCGATAAAGGGGCAATGGCATGATGATGAAACCTTTGCGATTTCCTGCAGCAGACCGACATCGGCCGCGCCGCTGTTAAAATCGTAATTGGAGACGATTGCGCCGTAGGGTTCACCGCCGGGTGTGTCATACTCATCGGTATAGACATGTTTGTAAAGCCCCGACTGGATTGTTTCGGGAGCATCTTCGAAATCTTCCGCCAATTCATCCTTGGATGCATCCAGAAGGTCGATCTTGACATTTTTCCGGAAATCGGTGCGGTCGACCAGAAACTTCAGACTCCGCCATGCCGATTCCATTTTCTGGAATTTCTCATTATGTATGATTTCATCCAGCTGGTGTGACAGTTTTTTGTCGATTTCGGCGATATGCTGATCGAGCAGCACCTTATCGATTTTATCGACGGTCTGTTCAGATTCGAGAACGCTGCTGACAAAGAAGGCCAGGGCCGCACCGATTCGTTCATTGGCATTACTGTCGGCCAGTGCCTCGGCATTCTTATAATTGACAACATCCACCGCTGATTCGGGGACCGATAAATTCATTGTCTGATAAATATATTCCAGGCTGGTTGCATTTTCGGCCTGTGCTTCCGCCTGTTTTTCTTCTTGATTTGCCATAATCGTTACTCCTCGGTTTGTATGACAATAGGGTATGCCGGCATACCGGCTTACTTGCTCTCTTCCTTGCTTTCTTCTTCAGTTTCTTCCGGAACAATTTTCTTTAATTCTTCCTGCAACGATTTCGCCGTATCAGGATCTTTGATGATATCTTCAAGACGTTTTCTGAATTCTCTGTTGTCTAAAAGATTCGATTTCAGATCCTTGATCAGGTTCCGGGCTGCAAGAAGCTTGCTGAGGGCGGGGACCTCCTTGGCGATATTTTCGGGCTTAAAAGAATCCATGTTTTTAATATCAAGATCGACATTGATATTGCCCTCTCCGGTCAGTTTGTTTTCGACCGAATATTTCAGGTTGAGGTCCATGCTTTCCATAACCTGGGTGAAATTGTTCTTGTTGATATTGATCTTTTCCCGATCGACCACCCGTTCATCATGCTCCTCGCCTGAAAACTCTCCCATGACAAGCATCTTCAGAGGCAATTCAACTTTCTTCTTTGCATCACCCTTACCCACATCAAGTTTAAGATTGATCCGTGCAGGGGGGATTTCATTTTGAAAACTTCCGGCCATAATAACCTGCCTTTCCGTTTAATTTATTTGTTTAATGTAAATGCCTTAGTCGGGTTTATCTGACTTATCTTTTTTACCGTATCATTGAGTTTTGTTGTCATCTCCACCTGTTGATTCTGCGGCTTGTTTGCCCTTCCAACCTTAAGCGCCTGTACCAAAACCGCCCATGCTTCCACCGCCAGATCGGGATTCCACAAATGGAGATGGTAGGTGTCGATTTTTTCGTCAAGGGCCTCCAGAATCGAAACGGCGATATCGGGTTGTTTACCCTTGAGGAGGAGTTGCCCCATCAAAATAGACCGGTTGAAATTATCTTCTTCGCACGAAGAACTCCTGATTCCATTCTGCAGCAGCTCCAGCGCCTTATCGACTTTTCCGGTGGCTGCCAGTGACTGGGCTTCACGTTTTTCCTTTTCAAGGATATCTTCATCATCGTCTTCATCGCCGTCATTATCGCCCCCCTTGCCTCCCGAGAGTGCAGACATGACTTCGGATTTTATCCAGCTCTTTGTCGTATCA
Coding sequences within it:
- a CDS encoding GHMP kinase, whose translation is MIIRTQAFPRAALIGNPSDGYFGKTIAFTFRNFYAGVVLYESPELEILPSVRDHSVFQSIQDLVLDVNHHGYYGGIRLLKAAIKVFHDYCSEKGIVLHNDNFTIRYSSNIPHLVGLAGSSAIITACFRALMAYYGVKIVKPVLANLILSVEKEQLGISAGLQDRVAQVYQGPVYMDFNQKHMDEKGYGIYEMLSRDQFPSLYIAYRADLSEGSDIFHNNLRERFNRGESEVIEAMGKWGELTDKVHDSLVAKKNDRIHDLLNENFDIRRKLCRISKDNIAMVEAARGVGASAKFTGSGGAIIGTYTDETMFQSICEALTPTGVEVIKPDISPESDE
- the gmd gene encoding GDP-mannose 4,6-dehydratase; the protein is MSPKKAFITGVSGQDGSYLTELLLDKGYEVHGMIRRASSFNRERIEHIHQRGKQKENFYLYYGDVSDSSNLNRLVEKIQPDEIYNLAAQSHVKVSFEVPEYTAEVDALGTLRLLDAIKETGLKCKFYQASTSELYGKVQEVPQSETTPFYPRSPYGVAKLYAFWIVKNYREAYNLHASNGILFNHESPRRGENFVTRKITLGVTGVQAGTKDCIRLGNLSARRDWGYAPDYVNAMWLMLQKETPDDYVIATGEMHTVREFVEKSFACLDMEIEWQGENENERGVDKKSGKTVVEVDPKYYRPTEVEQLCGNPTKANQELGWKPTVTFDQLVEIMVKADRETVKSR
- a CDS encoding MarR family EPS-associated transcriptional regulator; translated protein: MGFPKYNFCSQVEQMKPNIEYKIIREIEKEPCQTQRGLAKKLNVSLGKANYVLAGLVEKGIIKAKKLKNQPGQIRWQYLLTPKGVKEKIVITQGYLNNRLDEFDKLQQEITELKKAVGDISPLSKHP
- a CDS encoding glycosyltransferase translates to MTALIILCILYILCSVTLLAYGLQCYVLTGLFIRKRNQVVPRQREIMHKFDFLTDESRFPSVIIQLPMYNEKTVAVRVIEAAAAMDYPVSRYEIQVLDDSTDETRGYVDDAVTRLGKEGVRISAIRRTDRTGFKAGALQHGLQYTDAEFIAIFDADFVPKPDFLKKALPFFVDRPKLGLVQARWTHLNPKASLLTRGQSVGIDGHFMVEQAARSWNNLFMNFNGTAGVFRREAIETSGGWQHDTLTEDMDLSYRMQLNDWETEYVPDIEVPAEVPEDINAFKNQQFRWAKGSIQTAIKIVPLLIEKKISVFKFLQAILHLTHYVVHPLMLMMALLSMPILYFVKISLSPFMFGIVVSSMVLATSGPSTMYMVSQHFLGNKSIKKFFLIPIMMLIGTGLAVNNGKAVLEALFRLQSPFHRTPKKGEKNGGYYKPLKDITALIEIVMGCYCLISLRMFFGYTNFVVSPFLMLYASGFMFVGALSIIHFQKPDLIDFKLKRFGLAQKKV
- a CDS encoding DEAD/DEAH box helicase, with product MAQQSYSKRLDFLSPLSSIPGFGPKRFAACKESGLETIGTLLYHFPLRYIDRSVITPLAAVHKFRDSQCSVIGTVTRTRVEKGRKPRLRILVEDDSGAIEALWFHGIPYLRAMLHTGKRLMLTGKIGCYGKFQMVHPDIEVMGKDKTAPDVPYLPIYSISMAMRSATINQKTLFKVIKWVLKNLKHYPQILPAMIEQEKGFPSLQECLTQIHMPDDPDLLDRFRDRIKYEELYQLALSLRWSKRKFAQPGRSMKAGGLMSRIEDTLPFTLTDEQRRAVSILHKDSAVDVRMHRLLQGDVGSGKTVVAFCACLPALNEGCQVAWLAPTEVLATQTHTTLTTFLRPLGIKPSLLKGGTASSQKRKIIAGLKNGEVRFVVGTHALLQPSVAFAKLGMIVIDEQHRFGVRQRLTLQEKDPASDFLLMSATPIPQTLAKTLYGDLDIVSLNHLPVEKKPVRTHVVPEKKRMEMERFAREHIESGKGQVFYIAPRIEGDYAGEEGVGDVTSLFEKLTGGTFKSIPVGLLHGRMAIEDKERVMEQFVMGEIKLLVSTTVVEVGIDIPSASIMIIENAEQFGLSQLHQLRGRVGRDGRDAYCFLLASFEKESVAEERLNHFCSDHDGFSIAERDLKLRGPGEVIGIRQSGWDELTMADIVRDAPLFREIQEKLDMLLER
- the hcp gene encoding type VI secretion system tube protein Hcp, which translates into the protein MPIPAYMWMTDENGSEVKGSVDVAGREGSIEVHEFHHEVRIPTDPDTGKLTGTRKHEAITLVKAYDASSPYLYKAVCEGQTFTQVELKWFRIDDTGTETEYFNHLLEDVKICSVQPIMYNVKDPTKERYLHLEKVSMRYQKITWTYLDGNLQASDSWREGR
- the tssC gene encoding type VI secretion system contractile sheath large subunit, with product MANQEEKQAEAQAENATSLEYIYQTMNLSVPESAVDVVNYKNAEALADSNANERIGAALAFFVSSVLESEQTVDKIDKVLLDQHIAEIDKKLSHQLDEIIHNEKFQKMESAWRSLKFLVDRTDFRKNVKIDLLDASKDELAEDFEDAPETIQSGLYKHVYTDEYDTPGGEPYGAIVSNYDFNSGAADVGLLQEIAKVSSSCHCPFIGSATPKFFGKDNVHDLPKIEDLHNYMERSEFLKWNSFRESEDSRYVGLVLPRFALRLPYGSETQPVKEFNYEEGVKGDDHEKYLWGNASFAFAANMVRSFVDNGWCVQIRGPEAGGKVEDLPIHLYDVGKGKQMKIPTEILIPETREFEFAQEGFIPLSFYKNRNYACFFSANSTQKPQEYDDPAITANMRINSRLPYIFLVSRIAHYLKVIQRENIGSTKSRKVLQDELQEWINGLVTEMNDPGPELIATHPLKAAEVEVKEIEDNPGFFTVGLAVMPHFQIEGIDINLSLVSQMPKSK
- the tssB gene encoding type VI secretion system contractile sheath small subunit, with translation MAGSFQNEIPPARINLKLDVGKGDAKKKVELPLKMLVMGEFSGEEHDERVVDREKININKNNFTQVMESMDLNLKYSVENKLTGEGNINVDLDIKNMDSFKPENIAKEVPALSKLLAARNLIKDLKSNLLDNREFRKRLEDIIKDPDTAKSLQEELKKIVPEETEEESKEESK